The following coding sequences are from one Paenibacillus sp. JDR-2 window:
- a CDS encoding ATP-binding cassette domain-containing protein, with translation MLELKYVEKTFGDARPILHVRDLSIPSGEIVGVLGENGSGKTTLLKAIMGLGEVQHTDILLNGRPVGEQYAQIAYITEEGSYIPKLTPVQYAEFLSAFYPQFDLAYYNKLLKFYELEPDKRIRTFSRGQKSKLEISAGMAKGAKYILMDEPFLGKDMFTRRDFLKLMIGNLKGDETILIVTHHLDEIETVIDRALIMSRGRIEADLYMDDLREQGKELAAIMAETAGYRPDRYKSVLE, from the coding sequence ATGCTTGAATTAAAGTACGTGGAGAAAACATTCGGCGATGCCAGACCTATCCTGCATGTCCGGGATTTGAGCATTCCAAGCGGCGAAATTGTTGGCGTATTGGGCGAGAACGGAAGCGGGAAAACGACGCTGCTCAAAGCGATTATGGGACTAGGCGAGGTCCAGCATACGGACATTTTGCTGAACGGCCGTCCTGTAGGGGAGCAGTATGCGCAGATTGCGTATATAACCGAAGAGGGGAGTTACATTCCGAAGCTGACACCGGTTCAATATGCGGAATTTCTCTCCGCCTTTTATCCGCAATTTGACCTTGCGTATTATAATAAGCTGCTGAAATTTTACGAGCTGGAGCCCGATAAGAGAATTCGCACCTTCTCGAGAGGCCAGAAATCCAAGCTGGAGATCAGTGCGGGGATGGCGAAAGGCGCCAAATACATTTTGATGGATGAACCGTTCCTCGGCAAAGATATGTTTACGCGGCGGGACTTTCTGAAGCTGATGATCGGCAATTTGAAGGGGGATGAAACGATACTGATCGTTACCCATCACCTTGACGAGATCGAGACGGTTATCGACCGTGCGCTCATTATGTCCAGAGGCCGTATTGAAGCGGATCTGTACATGGATGACCTGCGGGAGCAGGGCAAGGAGCTTGCGGCTATCATGGCGGAAACAGCAGGCTACCGTCCGGATCGTTATAAAAGCGTATTGGAATAG
- a CDS encoding Lrp/AsnC family transcriptional regulator yields the protein MLHSYGIDDIDRQILSCLIADAGQSHKSIGEQVHMTGQAVGARVRKLQDLGIIEGTTVNWNPEKIGLTVHAFVTVFLASNTAHQAFQQFAGRSSQVVEIHRVSGEGCYWMRVRVGSQQELTSFLDVLLGYGNYKVSLSIGRMK from the coding sequence ATGTTGCATTCCTACGGAATTGACGATATCGACAGACAAATATTAAGCTGCCTGATTGCGGATGCCGGCCAGTCCCACAAGTCCATTGGAGAGCAGGTGCATATGACCGGTCAGGCCGTAGGCGCCCGCGTCCGCAAGCTTCAGGACCTTGGCATCATTGAAGGCACAACGGTCAATTGGAATCCCGAGAAAATCGGCTTGACCGTCCATGCCTTTGTCACCGTCTTTTTGGCGTCCAATACGGCACATCAGGCGTTCCAGCAATTTGCGGGCAGAAGCAGTCAGGTTGTTGAGATTCACCGCGTCAGCGGCGAAGGCTGCTATTGGATGCGCGTGCGCGTCGGCTCGCAGCAGGAGCTGACAAGCTTTCTCGACGTATTGCTTGGTTACGGCAACTATAAGGTAAGCTTGTCAATTGGGCGGATGAAGTAA
- a CDS encoding MBL fold metallo-hydrolase: MNIQLIRHATLWLDYAGVRFLVDPMFSEAGVNPPIMNSTNDRCNPLVPLPFHTEKLLQPEVILVSHLHPDHWDAAAIEALPKSTPLFCQPGDAAAITGQYFANVTEIGQSVLYKGITISRTNGRHGTGEIGEKMGQVSGFILQADGEPTLYIAGDTIWCDEVKHALDAFKPDVAVVNAGGAQFAVGDPITMNAEDVIQICRYAPSTKVVAVHMDTINHCLVTRDVLAEALSAENLLDQVLIPADGQQVTLDK, translated from the coding sequence ATGAACATTCAACTTATTAGGCATGCCACGCTGTGGCTGGACTATGCGGGAGTACGGTTTCTTGTGGATCCGATGTTTAGCGAAGCCGGCGTAAATCCGCCGATTATGAATTCAACGAATGACCGGTGTAATCCGCTTGTTCCGCTGCCCTTTCACACGGAAAAGCTGCTGCAGCCGGAGGTTATTCTCGTCAGCCACCTCCATCCCGATCATTGGGATGCCGCCGCAATAGAGGCGCTGCCGAAGTCGACGCCGCTGTTCTGTCAGCCGGGAGATGCCGCAGCGATCACGGGCCAGTATTTTGCTAACGTAACGGAAATCGGGCAGTCCGTCCTCTATAAAGGCATTACAATTTCAAGAACAAACGGCCGGCATGGGACGGGAGAGATCGGCGAAAAAATGGGGCAGGTGTCCGGCTTTATTCTTCAGGCAGATGGCGAGCCGACTCTATATATCGCGGGCGATACCATCTGGTGTGACGAAGTGAAGCATGCTTTGGACGCCTTCAAGCCTGATGTCGCGGTTGTGAACGCGGGAGGGGCGCAATTTGCCGTTGGCGATCCCATTACGATGAATGCGGAGGATGTCATCCAGATATGCCGTTATGCACCGTCTACGAAGGTGGTTGCCGTGCATATGGATACGATCAATCATTGTCTGGTGACAAGAGATGTTCTCGCGGAAGCGTTAAGCGCCGAGAATCTGCTTGATCAGGTTCTGATCCCTGCGGACGGCCAGCAGGTAACGTTAGACAAGTAA
- a CDS encoding alpha/beta fold hydrolase: MISLEQKVGRLGDQEFNYYISASENKETIVMLHAAFADHTLFQEQIPDLMEHYRLITLDFPGHGINAGTKSKLTMQDMPDIISRILADNRIEACHLLGVSLGSVVAQAFAEKYPEQAQSVIIVGGYSIHKANKRVRKEQQAEGLKWIGYLLFSMPKFKQYVLNASCATEQGRTLFEQGIRHFRRQSFQAMSGMGSFYTEKTEPMPYPMLLILGEYDRKLVRDAAQELHRLEPHSQLVTLPAAGHCANADAPEAFNRTIRHYLSNVTCWPSAGIRT; encoded by the coding sequence ATGATTTCTTTAGAGCAAAAGGTTGGCAGGCTAGGAGATCAGGAGTTTAACTACTACATAAGCGCAAGCGAGAACAAGGAAACGATCGTCATGCTGCATGCCGCTTTTGCCGACCACACCTTATTCCAAGAGCAGATTCCGGATCTGATGGAGCATTACCGGCTGATCACTCTCGATTTTCCCGGACACGGGATTAACGCGGGGACTAAATCCAAGCTTACCATGCAGGACATGCCGGACATCATCAGCCGCATTCTTGCAGACAACCGGATCGAAGCCTGCCATCTGCTTGGCGTTTCGCTTGGCTCAGTGGTCGCGCAGGCTTTTGCGGAAAAATATCCCGAGCAGGCACAGTCCGTCATCATAGTTGGAGGTTACTCCATTCATAAAGCGAATAAGCGTGTGCGCAAAGAACAGCAAGCCGAAGGGCTCAAATGGATTGGATATCTGCTATTCTCCATGCCCAAATTCAAGCAATATGTCCTGAATGCCTCTTGCGCTACCGAGCAGGGGCGCACCTTGTTTGAACAGGGAATCCGGCACTTTCGGCGCCAATCCTTTCAGGCGATGAGCGGCATGGGCTCCTTTTACACGGAGAAAACAGAACCCATGCCTTACCCGATGCTTCTTATTCTCGGAGAATATGACCGGAAGCTGGTCCGTGATGCCGCACAGGAGCTTCATCGGCTGGAGCCCCATTCACAGCTCGTGACCCTTCCGGCTGCGGGACATTGCGCCAACGCGGATGCACCGGAAGCTTTTAACCGGACCATCCGGCATTACTTGTCTAACGTTACCTGCTGGCCGTCCGCAGGGATCAGAACCTGA
- a CDS encoding MBL fold metallo-hydrolase codes for MFLQKLPWAGIRVLSGETSIAIDPMYHFPAKFGASHEELFPLDEFGHAEAVFVTHHHEDHFDPRAIAAYYGASIPVYVPQESVRHMTNTPLTNIQGVILGQQIEVGELTVTAGFSVDGFGDPQVSWIVEGGGKKLIHSGDTLWHGYWWKLSRAYGPFDAACLPVNGAVVEFSGMIPSGQPITLTPEQAVAAAVVLQAHVLVPIHFRAVHHPPIYRETPDIAERLQQTAQDRIKLAILQTKEILPL; via the coding sequence ATGTTCCTTCAAAAGCTGCCATGGGCCGGTATTCGCGTATTAAGCGGCGAAACATCGATTGCCATCGACCCGATGTATCATTTTCCTGCCAAGTTTGGTGCATCCCATGAAGAGCTGTTCCCTCTGGATGAATTCGGCCATGCGGAAGCCGTTTTCGTTACGCATCATCATGAGGATCACTTTGATCCAAGAGCTATCGCCGCTTACTACGGCGCATCTATTCCGGTCTATGTTCCGCAGGAATCCGTACGGCATATGACCAATACACCGTTGACCAATATTCAAGGCGTAATCTTAGGGCAACAGATTGAAGTTGGCGAATTAACGGTTACGGCAGGCTTCTCCGTAGACGGGTTTGGCGATCCTCAAGTCTCATGGATTGTGGAAGGTGGAGGGAAGAAGCTGATTCATAGCGGCGACACGTTATGGCACGGCTACTGGTGGAAGCTCAGCAGAGCATATGGACCGTTCGATGCGGCATGCCTGCCGGTAAATGGCGCCGTTGTAGAATTTTCGGGCATGATCCCAAGCGGCCAGCCTATTACGCTGACTCCGGAGCAGGCGGTAGCTGCGGCTGTTGTTCTGCAGGCTCATGTTCTTGTGCCGATACATTTCCGCGCGGTTCATCATCCTCCGATTTACCGCGAGACGCCCGATATTGCGGAGCGGCTGCAGCAAACCGCCCAGGACAGGATCAAGCTTGCGATTCTTCAAACTAAAGAAATATTGCCATTATAA